Part of the Coriobacteriia bacterium genome is shown below.
GGATAGAGGTTCTTGATGGCCTGCGCCATGATGTGGGCAGCCGAGTGGCGCAGAACGTGCGTCTCCTCGCCCTCGGGGCACTCGACAACCGTGCCGTCGTTGTTCAGGATCTTCATAGGTCGATCTTCCTCCTCGTGAGAGAACGTATGGCGACAGAATAGCGCCCCGGATGCGCAGAGCCGGCGATTAGGGGCGCGATACAAAAATCGCCCGAGAACCTGCATCGGTTCCGGGGCGATTTCCGCGGGTCAGCGCTCGGTGGAGAGGCTGCCGCTATGCGATGTGAGTTCGGCAGTACGGGCAGACCTTCCAGTCCGCGTCGAGCGGGCGGTGACAGTTGGGGCAGACGTTGCGAACCTGCGTGTCACACATCGGGCAGACGATGAAGTCACGGTCGATGGGCGAGCCGCACGTGGGGCAGGTGCCGTAGTGCTGCAGCTCGTGCTCGCGCAGGGCGATCTCGAGCTCCTGCTCGTCGCGATCGATGGCGAACGACGTGGGGCGCAGGATGAGGTAGGCGACGAGGCCGACGAGCGGGATGATGGCGATGACGCCCCAAGCCCACCACATCTGGGAGCCACGCGCGCGGGCGTCCTTGATGACGTAGGCGATCGAGAGCAGGTAGAGCATCACGATGGCGACGCCGATGAGAATCAGCACCATGCGCACCTGCGGCGTGAAGATCAGTGCGACGAGCTCCTGCATTTGCTTCCCTTCCGGACGGGTTGGGGCGTGCCGCGGAGTTCTCTACGCCCGGCTGATGACCTGGCGCAAAGGGCCGCAAGCAGCCCAGCATCGGTCGGATTGTATCAGACGAGCGGGCAGCGGGCCCGGGAGCTGGGAAATCGTCACCCGACTGCGACACTATCTGCACGCGGAGGAGGCATGGGGGCTCGCGTGGCGCTGGAGTTCGCGTGGGGGACGTGCAGCTCCAGAGAGGCATGCGGGCTGCGTAGAGCCCGCAAGACTTGCGGGCCCCGCGGGCCCACGGGTCTCGCAAGCCGTACCGACCCGCTGGGCGAATCTCACGCTTGTGCGAGGTTTTGCAAAACCGAGCGCCAGATTTGGCCCCGATTTACGGCTGTGCTAGGTTTGTGCGCTGATCCGAGCGCCCGTGCTATGGGGCAGGCGATACTCACAACCCTTCTGCCTGCGGTTTCTTCAAGTTGCGGTGTCTCTCGCCGCCGCAGCGATCCCCGCAAACCTGGCATATCCGAAGTTCGGGGCCAATTTGAGATCGTCGTTTTGCAAAACCTCGCACAACCGCACGTTGCGCCCACCTGACACGTCCGTGGGCCGACCGAGCAGAAAGTGGTGCCGGGGCAGAGGCGGCGAAACCTCTCGCGTAAAGGTCAGAGAATACCTGCGGGCCATCTACTTGGCCAAAACTGTCGCGCTTTGCGAGTCCTCGGAGGCCGCATAGCCTGTCGGCCGAGGAGAAACCGCAGGTAAGCCTGAGAAGCAGGGCAAGCCAAGGGACTTTTACGACCCAGAAGCGCCCCATCGCCTCGCAAAGTAAGGGAGTTTTGGCCAGCGAGACATGTTTTCGTACTTCTCTGGACTGGCACCGCAGTAATGGGGTTCTCGCGCTCGGTAGTGCACGAAAACCAAGCGCGCCGTATGAGAGTCTCGCGAATCAGGGGCACTAGTCGAACCCAGAGAGCGCGACCCCCTACGCAGTCAGCGCGGTGATGGGAATCTCGTAAATGCCGTCGTCAATGCGGCGTGCAAAGTGGGAGACGCCCGTGATGACTGCCATGAATTCAGGCGGTTTTGTACGCGCAAGAGGATTCGCACAGAGCTTGTCTCTCAGGCGTCGGAGGCTTGCCTCGCCGGAGGGGACCTTTGCATCGCTCGTCTTTATCTCGAAGGCAGCCCAGCGACCATCAGCGAGCTCGATAATGGCATCCGCTTCGAGGCCGGAGTCGTCACGGTAGTAGCGAACCGGCACATCGCCACAGAGCTCCTGCGCCTCTGCGTACACGATAAGGTCGCGAATAACCAGGTTCTCAAAAACAAGACCGAATGTCTGCCAATCCCGCATAAGAGACTCCGGAGACAGGGCAAGGGCAGCAATAGGCAGCGACGGGTCGGCGAAGTAGCGCTTGGGCTTTGTGGCAACTCGCTTGACAGAGCGGGACGCCGGAGCCCAGCCGGGTAGCTCGTCCATCAGATAGGAGTCCCTCAGTATGGAGAGGTACGCCCCGACGGTGGACTCCGACACTGGGCCCGGCTCACCGGAAGTATCCCTCATGTCGGCCGCAAGCGTTTTGTACGAGGTTGATTGACCGAGATTGCGTGCGAGCGAGAAAAGGAGTCGCCCCATGGTATCGGCATCGCGACCGAGCCGAGGCACGGTTTCGGTACGAAAGAGACGGAGATACTCCCGAGCAATCACCTGCGCGTCCGCCGGGGAAAGGTCCAGCGCCTCAGGCCACCCGCCACGGCAGGCAACCGAGATAAGACGATTGGCGCTCGTTTCAACCTGGGCAGGTTCAAATTTGCCCTCGAACAGGTCAGCAAGAGAGATGAGGCAGGAGGAATCCCCACTTTCGGAAAGCGTCATAGGGTGCATGCGGATACGTCCGAACCGTCCTGCCCCGCTATGAGTGGGTAGACTCCCCTTATTCGAAGCGTCTCGAGTAAACGGAGCGGATGAACCCGTAAGCAGCCAGGCACCCCGAAGGCCCCTCGTTCTATCGACCTCGTGGCGCACCACATCCCATATTTCCGGGACACGCTGCCACTCGTCGATAACATGTGGGCGCTCTCCGATGAGCATTGCGGAGGGATCATCCTGCGCGAGCGCGAGGAGCTCGTCGACGTAGCTCACACTGTTGGCGTGTTCGAGAGCCGTCCATGTTTTTCCACACCACTTAGTACCAGCGATTTCGACAGCCCCGAATATGCGGAGATACCGCTCGACCTTTTTGTCGACGATACGCGGAAGATACCCCTGTGGAGCAGT
Proteins encoded:
- a CDS encoding zinc ribbon domain-containing protein, with the translated sequence MQELVALIFTPQVRMVLILIGVAIVMLYLLSIAYVIKDARARGSQMWWAWGVIAIIPLVGLVAYLILRPTSFAIDRDEQELEIALREHELQHYGTCPTCGSPIDRDFIVCPMCDTQVRNVCPNCHRPLDADWKVCPYCRTHIA
- a CDS encoding ATP-binding protein; the encoded protein is MAGVTAPQGYLPRIVDKKVERYLRIFGAVEIAGTKWCGKTWTALEHANSVSYVDELLALAQDDPSAMLIGERPHVIDEWQRVPEIWDVVRHEVDRTRGLRGAWLLTGSSAPFTRDASNKGSLPTHSGAGRFGRIRMHPMTLSESGDSSCLISLADLFEGKFEPAQVETSANRLISVACRGGWPEALDLSPADAQVIAREYLRLFRTETVPRLGRDADTMGRLLFSLARNLGQSTSYKTLAADMRDTSGEPGPVSESTVGAYLSILRDSYLMDELPGWAPASRSVKRVATKPKRYFADPSLPIAALALSPESLMRDWQTFGLVFENLVIRDLIVYAEAQELCGDVPVRYYRDDSGLEADAIIELADGRWAAFEIKTSDAKVPSGEASLRRLRDKLCANPLARTKPPEFMAVITGVSHFARRIDDGIYEIPITALTA